A portion of the Malassezia japonica chromosome 3, complete sequence genome contains these proteins:
- the PIM1 gene encoding endopeptidase La (COG:O; MEROPS:MER0003443; BUSCO:EOG09260RRN; EggNog:ENOG503NXAU), translated as MPRNKNSPYRSHPEEEEEEDERSPDNERSAAPNNEKKVKADDGNGASSQGGSHREGSSAGNGNSNGDDDSNGDKPSPSSSLVSRNTVPAVYPQVLALPITRRPLFPGFYKAVVIKNQQVCAAIKEAMKRGQPYVGAFLLKDEEEDSDVITSLDRVHRVGVFAQITSIFPAQTGTKDGKDEEEGITAVLYPHRRIRIDELITPLPQARSSIEHEQDVVDAVGISDGNAKATPRTNVESADGSKAPADQKVEDKLDNEVRPDGKHDVTSKKTAGKTQTPSSIEHEQDVVDSVGVPDSNAEATPRTNVEPEGGKAPTDEQVQDKLDNEVRPDGKHDVTSKKTAGKTQTPSSIEHEQDIVDSVGVNDNNTEATPRTNVESADGSKAPADHEVQDKLDNEVRPDGEHDVTPKKTAGKTQAPSSIEHEQELVDSVGVPDSNAEATPRTNVEPEDGKAPTDEQVHDKLENEVRPDGKHDVTSKATAEKTYGASGDVHIDDADVEKGPDMPSHSSPFQTSFLHNYEVSLVNVSNLTMEPYDRKPNQYIRAVMSELISVFKDIANLNPLFRDQIANFSISQGAGNVFEEPEKLADFAAAVSSSEVDELQGVLQSMNVEDRLQKALLVLKKELMNAQLQSKISKDVENKIQKRQREYYLMEQLKGIKKELGLESDGKDKMVEKFKEKANELRMPESVRKVFDEELSKLQTLEPAASEFNVTRGYLEWLTNIPWGVHSPENYAIKHATSVLDEDHYGLNDVKDRILEFLAIGKLRGTVQGKIICLVGPPGVGKTSIGKSIARALERQFFRFSVGGLSDVAEIKGHRRTYVGAMPGKAIQALKKVGTENPLILIDEVDKVGRGYNGDPSSALLEMLDPEQNASFMDHYLDVPVDLSRVLFVCTANTLDTIPQPLLDRMEVIEVSSYTAEEKRHIARDYLAPQAKETSGLSQTDIQLPDDSIDFLIKRYARESGVRGLRKLLEKVYRKVAFEIVKEHGEEVFPEPSEDAVPNEAPAAGDEAPKVTTQPRRPMEVPASVSVVITPERLQKYLGPPLYQQDRLYTNTMPAGVALGLGYLGNGSGSLMPIETTLMPGKGRLQLTGKLGDVIKESASIALSWIKTHAHDLGITKEAQETLLENRDVHLHMPEGAVGKEGPSAGVAFATSLISLLTDRALPTTLAMTGEVSLRGMVLAVGGLKEKLLAAHRAGVETVILPAPNRPSVEADVPKSVLDDLDVHYVTNIWSALEIIFGEGPWSAQAKTWSQNEPPQDS; from the coding sequence atGCCGCGCAACAAAAACTCGCCCTACCGTTCACATCCTgaagaagaggaggaggaggatgAGCGATCGCCTGATAACGagcgctccgccgcgccaAACAATGAAAAGAAGGTCAAGGCGGACGACGGCAACGGTGCCTCGAGCCAGGGCGGCAGCCACCGGGAGggcagcagcgcaggcaATGGAAACAGCAACGGCGATGATGACTCGAACGGCGACAAGCCGTCaccgtcctcgtcgctcgtcTCGCGCAACACAGTGCCGGCTGTATACCCTCAGGTACTTGCGCTGCCAATTACACGTCGCCCCTTGTTCCCCGGCTTCTACAAGGCTGTGGTGATCAAGAACCAACAGGTGTGTGCTGCGATCAAAGAAGCAATGAAGCGCGGCCAGCCGTACGTCGGCGCCTTTTTACTCAAGGACGAAGAAGAGGACTCAGACGTCATTACGAGCCTCGACCGTGTGCACCGCGTTGGTGTCTTTGCCCAGATCACGAGCATCTTCCCTGCGCAGACCGGTACAAAAGACGGCAAGGATGAAGAGGAGGGTATTACGGCTGTGTTGTATCCCCACCGCCGCATTCGCATTGATGAGCTGATTacgccgctgccgcaggcacgctcctcgatcgagcacgagcaggACGTCGTGGATGCTGTGGGCATCTCTGACGGAAATGCAaaggcgacgccgcgcacgaaTGTTGAATCGGCTGATGGCAGCAAGGCGCCTGCCGACCAAAAGGTCGAGGACAAGCTTGACAACGAAGTGCGCCCCGACGGCAAACACGACGTGACCTCGAAGAAGACGGCAGGAAAGACGCAGACGCCCTCATCgatcgagcacgagcaggATGTCGTGGATTCCGTGGGTGTGCCTGACAGCAATGCggaggcgacgccgcgcacgaaTGTTGAACCGGAGGGTGGCAAAGCGCCGACTGACGAGCAAGTCCAGGACAAGCTTGACAACGAAGTGCGTCCTGACGGCAAACACGACGTGACCTCGAAGAAGACGGCAGGAAAGACGCAGAcgccctcgtcgatcgagcacgagcaggATATTGTGGATTCCGTGGGCGTCAATGACAACAATACAgaggcgacgccgcgcacgaaTGTTGAGTCGGCCGATGGCAgcaaggcgccggccgaccaCGAGGTCCAGGACAAGCTTGACAACGAAGTGCGCCCCGACGGCGAACACGACGTGACCCCGAAGAAGACGGCAGGAAAGACGCAGGcgccctcgtcgatcgagcacgagcaggAGCTTGTGGATTCCGTGGGTGTGCCTGACAGCAATGCggaggcgacgccgcgcacgaaTGTTGAACCGGAGGATGGCAAAgcgccgaccgacgagCAAGTCCATGACAAGCTCGAGAATGAGGTGCGCCCCGACGGCAAGCACGACGTGACCTCCAAGGCGACCGCAGAAAAGACGtacggcgcctcgggcgacgtgcacatcgacgatgccgacgtcgaAAAGGGCCCCGACATGCCGTCGCATTCGTCGCCGTTCCAGACCTCGTTCTTGCACAACTACGAAGTTTCGCTCGTGAATGTCTCGAACTTGACCATGGAGCCGTATGACCGCAAGCCGAACCAGTACATCCGTGCGGTGATGTCGGAGCTGATTTCCGTTTTCAAAGACATTGCCAACCTCAACCCCCTGTTCCGCGACCAGATTGCCAACTTTAGCATTTCGCAGGGCGCGGGCAACGTCTTTGAGGAGCCCGAGAAGCTCGCCGACTttgccgccgccgtgtcgagcagcgaggtcgacgagctgcaagGCGTGCTGCAGTCGATGAACGTCGAGGATCGTCTGCAGAAAGCGCTGCTTGTCCTGAAAAAAGAGCTGATGAACGCACAGCTCCAGAGCAAGATCAGCAAGGATGTCGAGAACAAGATCCAAaagcgccagcgcgagtACTACCTCATGGAGCAGCTTAAAGGTATCAAGAAGGAGCTGGGCCTTGAGAGTGACGGCAAGGACAAGATGGTCGAGAAGTTCAAGGAAAAGGCCAACGAGTTGCGTATGCCCGagagcgtgcgcaaggTCTTTGACGAAGAGCTAAGCAAGCtccagacgctcgagccggcTGCGAGCGAGTTTAACGTGACGCGCGGCTACCTCGAGTGGCTCACTAACATCCCGTGGGGCGTCCACTCGCCGGAGAACTATGCGATCAAGCACGCTACGAGTGTGCTTGACGAGGACCACTATGGCCTGAACGACGTCAAGGACCGTATCCTCGAGTTTTTGGCGATCGGCAAGCTGCGTGGCACGGTCCAAGGCAAGATTATCTGTCTCGTGGGCCCGCCGGGTGTGGGCAAGACGTCCATCGGCAAGTCGATTGCGCGcgctctcgagcgccagtTCTTCCGCTTCAGTGTCGGTGGTCTGAGCGACGTGGCCGAGATCAAGGGACACCGCCGCACCTATGTCGGTGCCATGCCCGGCAAGGCCATTCAGGCGCTGAAGAAGGTTGGCACCGAGAACCCCCTGATCCTCATTGACGAGGTCGACAAGGTCGGCCGTGGCTACAACGGCGACCCTagctcggcgctgctcgagatgCTCGACCCCGAACAGAACGCGTCGTTCATGGACCACTACCTCGACGTGCCGGTGGACCTTTCGCGCGTGCTGTTTGTGTGCACGGCCAACACCCTCGACACGATCCCCCAGCCGTTGCTGGACCGTATGGAGGTGATTGAAGTGTCGTCGTACACTGCCGAGGAGAAGCGCCACATTGCGCGCGACTACCTTGCCCCCCAGGCGAAGGAGACGTCGGGTCTCTCGCAGACGGATATCCAGCTGCCGGACGACTCGATCGACTTCCTGATCAAGCGCTACGCCCGcgagagcggcgtgcgtggtctgcgcaagctcctcgagaaGGTCTACCGCAAGGTCGCATTCGAGATCGTCAaggagcacggcgaggAAGTCTTCCCCGAGCCGAGTGAGGACGCGGTACCGAacgaggcgcccgccgccggcgacgaggcgcccaaggtcacgacgcagccgcggcgcccgatGGAGGTGCCTGCCTCGGTCTCGGTCGTGATCACGCCCGAGCGTCTGCAAAAGTACCTCGGCCCTCCTCTATACCAGCAAGACCGGCTATACACGAACACGATGCCGGCCGGTGTTGCGCTCGGTCTCGGGTACCTCGGCAACGGCTCCGGCAGCCTGATGCCGATCGAGACGACGCTGATGCCCGGTAAGGGCCGCCTGCAGCTCACCGGTAAGCTCGGTGACGTGATCAAGGAGAGCGCTTCGATCGCACTCTCTTGGATCAagacgcacgcgcacgaTCTCGGTATCACCAAGGAGGCGCAAGAGACGCTCCTTGAGAACCGCGATGTGCACCTGCACATGCCCGaaggcgccgtcggcaaGGAAGGCCCCTCGGCCGGTGTCGCGTTTGCGACGAGTCTGATCAGCCTGCTGACCGACCGCGCCCTCCccacgacgctcgccaTGACGGGTGAGGTGTCGCTGCGCGGAATggtgctcgccgtcggtggCTTGAAAGAAAagctcctcgcggcgcaccgcgctggCGTCGAGACGGTGATCCTTCCTGCACCGAACCGCccgagcgtcgaggcggacgtGCCCAAGTCTGTGCTTGACGACTTGGACGTGCACTACGTGACAAACATCTGGTCCGCGCTCGAGATCATCTTTGGCGAGGGCCCCTGGAGCGCACAGGCCAAGACCTGGAGCCAGAACGAACCGCCGCAGGACTCATAG
- a CDS encoding dUTP diphosphatase (EggNog:ENOG503P1SM; COG:F), giving the protein MSSARLLVRRNPAYPLAKIPTRGSNQAAGYDLYACEDALIPKGGRAVVQTGISIALPEGHYGRVAPRSGLVHAGDRIAQLIIEKISTPEIEEVDSLEDTDRGSGGFGSTGGFKSQ; this is encoded by the exons ATGTCGTCGGCTCGCCTTCTTGTGCGTCGCAACCCTGCGTACCCCCTGGCCAAAATTCCCACGCGCGGAAGTAACCAGGCCGCTGGATACGACCTGTATGCCTGTGAGGATGCGCTGATTCCCAAgggcggccgtgccgtgGTGCAGACGGGCATCTCGATTGCTCTGCCCGAAGGACACTACGGCCGCGTGGCTCCTCGCAGTGGTCTCG TCCACGCTGGcgaccgcatcgcgcagctgATCATTGAAAAGATCTCCACGCCGGAGATTGAGGAGGTGGACTCACTCGAGGACACGGACCGTGGCAGCGGCGGCTTTGGCTCCACCGGCGGCTTCAAGTCGCAGTAG
- the BEM3 gene encoding Rho GTPase activating protein (EggNog:ENOG503NVRI; COG:T) — MQDHRTDDGGTRTDLRDTAPAARLPLQQITLQDCFTHAGTSDLSAVLPYLLLQYNELVSEHLALSNAYWALTEGTPERSEPVGLGVDVIPPSSPPPQSRFRLLRRRSTRSVRETGVLSQTKSPASASSIPLPQTPSSQQQSDSASTTPNTAYTSTMDGLEGHRREVFGAMPPPQAPTHSPKLWRKSSAPGAPINRAPDSPQRDRSGRTVMPDSPHDRAVRASLAPESPQRDRSARTSVLSASPRLARGSGLTNTRTVPSPVPQSTVRVLGFRPTSPLVRSRGDVYGLAPLEHDPLCYSILRTIHSWVRTPGHVAFRILVYPQVPDDPPPPYLIEKSYADLVQFRERLRTRAQGLVDNTTVLVATPDADLFERAPTPWRIAERNAAIDTFLHALQRLPVWYDDVLVQFLSTHLVTTAPIDFLPSLGPCLRQACLLQKMVHSDNWGWRICSLYPHVLAVQVPGSDHATWAMRLGDARIRRQFEDAPPGSDTTTRCAMLAIHAAPPDGPSILLAVESNEECNEWLQALLQQTHEANADMPERVANTPEPQRSAEVPVTPRTNFISASHSTSPRPERSQSTSPGPLEHRNRQGITSLFRANATPEQPGMAAGHDRRRFWHGLLSIGHHGSPDWPSQPAEGGTFGAPLRIAVQESGLPADATGTLSAVPAVVRRCVDYLEHTRGIEEEGIYRISGSSSAVKALYDCFSAGHGLDLEADSGARIRTLTSDPHNLSSLLKMYLRALPENICASALSDMAHAAELAERTERVHALQRLVASLPPENYSLLRFLCAHFFRVSAASDKNKMTLHNLGIVLSPTLMMPTNLLLALISDNDTIFKHTLISSPPDADVFGRIDSESGSVQATLRDRVQSMSFRSPRLGSQHKQRPSDAALNAVYDGSIILPSEANPKGPILTHHSPILPQGEGAAP; from the coding sequence ATGCAGGACCATCGCACAGATGATGGCGGCACGCGGACTGACCTGCGTGACACGGCACCCGCTGCACGACTTCCGCTGCAGCAGATCACACTCCAGGACTGTTTCACCCATGCAGGTACGAGCGACCTATCGGCCGTATTGCCCTATCTCTTGCTGCAGTACAATGAACTGGTGAGCGAACACCTGGCGCTCTCGAACGCGTACTGGGCGTTGACCGAAGGTACCCCCGAGCGATCCGAGCCAGTGGGCCTCGGTGTCGACGTTATTccgccgtcgtcgccgccgccgcagagCCGCTTCCGCCtgctccgccgccgcagcacgcgcagcgtgcgcgagacggGTGTCTTGAGCCAAACCAAGAGCCCAgcaagcgcgagcagcaTCCCGCTGCCACAGACGCCTTCTTCGCAGCAACAGTCGGACAGTGCATCGACCACGCCAAACACCGCGTACACCAGCACCATGGACGGCCTCGAGGGACACAGGCGCGAGGTGTTTGGCGCCATGCCCCCCCCGCAGGCCCCGACGCACTCGCCGAAACTCTGGCGCAAAAGCAGTGCACCAGGCGCACCGATTAACCGCGCCCCGGactcgccgcagcgcgatCGCTCGGGACGCACCGTGATGCCGGACTCGCCACACGATCGCGCAGttcgcgcgtcgctcgcgcccgaatcgccgcagcgcgaccgcagcgcacgcacatCCGTGCTCTCCGCCTCGCCCCGCTTGGCACGAGGTAGCGGCCTGACCAACACGCGCACGGTGCCGTCACCCGTCCCGCAAAGCACCGTGCGCGTGTTGGGTTTCCGGCCGACAAGCCCTCtggtgcgctcgcgcggaGACGTCTATGGTctggcgccgctcgagcacgatcCGCTGTGCTACTCGATCCTACGCACGATCCACTCGTGGGTGCGTACCCCAGGCCATGTCGCCTTCCGCATTCTGGTGTACCCCCAGGTGCCCGACGACCCTCCGCCGCCGTACCTCATCGAGAAGTCGTATGCAGACCTGGTACAGTtccgcgagcgtctgcgcACGCGTGCGCAAGGCCTCGTGGACAACACGACGGTGCTTgtcgcgacgccggacgccgacctctttgagcgcgcgccgacgccgtggCGCATCGCGGAGCGGAATGCTGCGATCGATACCTTCCTGCATGCCTTGCAGCGTCTGCCGGTGTGGTacgacgacgtgctcgtgcaGTTTCTCAGCACGCACTTGGTCACCACCGCGCCAATCGACTTTCTGCCATCGCTCGGGCCGTGCCTGCGCCAGGCATGCCTCTTGCAAAAGATGGTACACAGCGACAACTGGGGGTGGCGTATCTGCTCGCTGTACCCCCATGTGCTGGCGGTGCAGGTTCCCGGCTCCGACCACGCGACGTGGGCgatgcgcctcggcgatgcgcgcattCGGCGCCAGTTTGAGGATGCGCCACCCGGCAGCGAcacgacgacgcggtgtGCTATGCTGGCCATACACGCCGCCCCGCCGGACGGACCGTCGATCCTGCTTGCGGTGGAGAGCAACGAAGAGTGCAACGAGTGGCTCCAAGCGCTTCTGCAGCAGACCCACGAAGCAAACGCAGACAtgcccgagcgcgtcgcgaacacgcccgagccgcagcgcagTGCCGAGGTGCCGGTCACGCCCCGTACGAACTTTATCTCTGCGTCGCATtcgacgtcgccgcgcccagAGCGGAGCCAGTCGACGTCGCCGGGGCCGCTGGAGCACCGCAACCGCCAAGGCATCACGAGCCTTTTTCGCGCGAATGCCACGCCGGAGCAGCCGGGGATGGCCGCAGGCCACGACCGCCGGCGCTTCTGGCACGGCCTGCTCAGCATCGGACACCACGGCTCGCCGGACTGGCCGAGCCAGCCAGCGGAAGGCGGGACGTTTGGCGCAccgctgcgcatcgccgtgcAAGAGTCCGGCCTGCCTGCGGACGCGACCGGCACActgagcgccgtgccggccgTGGTTCGCCGCTGCGTCGACTACCTGGAGCACACGCGTGGCATCGAAGAAGAGGGCATCTACCGCATCAGCGGCAGCTCATCCGCAGTCAAGGCTTTGTACGACTGCTTCAGCGCGGGCCACGGCCTGGATCTCGAGGCAGACAGCGGTGCACGCATCCGCACGCTCACCAGCGACCCGCACAACCTCAGCAGCCTGCTTAAGATGTacctgcgcgcgctcccGGAAAACATctgtgcctcggcgctctCCGACATggcccatgccgccgagctcgcggagcggaccgagcgcgtgcacgccTTGCAGCGCCTTGTTGCGTCCCTCCCCCCCGAGAACTATTCATTATTGCGCTTCCTCTGCGCCCACTTTTTCCGTGTGAGTGCAGCGTCCGACAAGAACAAAATGACGTTGCACAACCTCGGTATTGTTCTGAGTCCTACATTGATGATGCCTACTAATTTGCTCCTGGCCCTAATTTCCGACAATGACACGATCTTCAAGCATACCCTCATTTCGTCTCCGCCCGATGCCGACGTCTTTGGACGTATTGACTCGGAATCGGGTAGCGTACAGGCCACGCTTCGCGACCGCGTGCAGTCGATGAGTTTTCGCAGTCCGCGCCTCGGCTCGCAGCATAAACAGCGACCGTCGGATGCCGCACTGAACGCGGTGTATGATGGGAGTATCATACTTCCCTCCGAGGCGAACCCCAAGGGCCCTATTTTGACCCACCATAGCCCCATCCTGCCCCAGGGCGAAGGCGCCGCTCCGTAG
- a CDS encoding uncharacterized protein (EggNog:ENOG503NX2S; COG:T): MSFLTGHGSGPGEGEESDHLHRRSSRLFAPLSRFGRRRSTLSLRRHETEDEEEGEARRASQDAPRSTSPMPPQDAEAHDEDAMTDADDAASTYSTDDESVLFTDDGGDDDDEDPNEDFDVNTLRNTLYNAHSLGCGKSDLVECSAVTNYEDEDLLDPAADEFQTAPNIVFSRNEKELESQRGLYASSGLPVSIPGRPRLLTTGPLFERNRSTVIMEYGDYKEWSHLARRPKRYVVASDGSEGSQYAINWAMGTVLRDGDETLIVSVMETETKLDALEDQHEDPMRRSMHQRIRQDTAVHLAHQAFVLLQRTCLNVKVSCQALHARNARHMLLDLIDFYSPTMVIVGSRGIETIRGVLGSMSHYLVQKSSVPVMVAHNKLQLPRLPRGKADVVNNVRMRHMRLDQAVTEKSSNATDHEHDEDETKTTDRSAERSREQDERLNRLNRKSLERRKVDTQPSDAGASSEPQAELAPAIAMLSTADGDEKRLHLPT, translated from the coding sequence ATGTCATTTCTCACGGGCCATGGATCTGGCCCGGGCGAAGGCGAAGAGAGCGATCATTTGCACCGCAGGAGCTCGCGTCTATTCGCGCCGCTAAGCCGCTttggccgccggcgcagcacccTGTCGCTTCGTCGCCACGAGACagaggacgaggaagaAGGCGAGGCGCGACGGGCGTCGCAAGACGCCCCACGTagcacgtcgccgatgccCCCACAagatgccgaggcgcacgacgaaGATGCCATGACCGATGCCGATGATGCGGCAAGCACCTACTCGACCGATGACGAGTCGGTGCTTTTcaccgacgacggcggtgacgatgacgacgaaGACCCCAACGAGGACTTTGACGTGAATACCTTGCGCAACACACTGTACAATGCACACTCGCTCGGCTGCGGAAAGAGCGATTTGGTCGAGTGCTCCGCTGTGACCAActacgaggacgaggacctgctcgacccAGCTGCGGACGAGTTTCAAACCGCTCCCAACATTGTCTTTTCCCGCAACGAGAAGGAGCTCGAAAGCCAACGCGGGCTGTATGCATCGTCCGGCCTTCCGGTATCGATACCCGGCCGCCCTCGGCTGCTGACGACTGGCCCGCTGTTTGAGCGCAACCGGAGCACGGTGATTATGGAGTACGGCGATTACAAAGAGTGGTCGCAccttgcgcggcggccgaagCGGTACGTCGTTGCGAGCGACGGCAGCGAGGGCTCGCAGTACGCAATCAACTGGGCCATGGGTACCGTgttgcgcgacggcgacgagacgcTGATCGTGTCTGTGATGGAGACCGAGACAAAGcttgacgcgctcgaggaccagCACGAGGacccgatgcgccgctcgatgcACCAGCGCATCCGCCAAGACACGGCcgtgcacctcgcgcaccaAGCGTTtgtgctgctgcagcggaCGTGCCTCAACGTGAAGGTGTCCtgccaggcgctgcacgcccgCAATGCGCGGCACatgctcctcgacctcaTCGACTTTTACTCGCCGACGATGGTCATTGTAGGCAGCCGTGGCATCGAGACGAtccgcggcgtgcttggCAGCATGAGCCACTATCTCGTGCAAAAATCGTCCGTGCCGGTCATGGTCGCACACAACAAGCTGCAGCTGCCCCGCCTGCCTCGCGGCAAGGCGGACGTCGTGAACAATGTGCGCATGCGCCACATGCGTCTCGACCAGGCCGTGACAGAGAAGTCGAGTAATGCGACGGACcacgagcacgacgaggacgagacCAAGACGACCgaccgcagcgccgagcgcagccgtgagcaggacgagcgcctgaaCCGTCTGAACCGCAAGagtctcgagcgccgcaaggtcGACACCCAGCCcagcgacgccggcgccagcagcgagccgcaggccgagcttgcgccgGCAATTGCCATGCTCTCCACCGCAGACGGGGACGAGAAAAGATTGCATTTGCCCACGTAG
- a CDS encoding uncharacterized protein (EggNog:ENOG503P5HV; COG:U) gives MSEAEQQTERAEAPSEVQNNPPPLPARRKREREVSGPVQEEAAEAAPAPATTTKKVRGDESQPSFSSFASSASPFAGVKGNEEKKEEKEEEVKEKKSDEAKAGSKKDEKATDVANAAGADVPAVSMPTSTPAAAPAVMPTTETPGASVSSASTTPVSAPIATPITAPVSGATAAPIAAPVPGGPQLGFGAFAARSAPFKSATALSEKAVEAEKDTSNWTKAEKEEALQPDAQDIVVRKRSLRRPDTELTTGEEEEKTIYSARAKLFTMAKDQSWKERGTGAMKINLRTHENGTSARLVMRSDAVLKVILNVKLFPGMQCDLEQERFIRFVAMEEEGLVHFAMKLANANEAAAFLEQLQENIPVRTSAENTQTAS, from the exons ATgagcgaggccgagcagcaaaCCGAGCGCGCTGAGGCGCCCAGCGAGGTGCAGAACAACCCTCCTCCCTTGCCTGCGCGGAGaaagcgcgagcgcgaggtgaGTGGGCCTGTGCAGGAAGAGGCGGCCGaagccgcgcctgcgcctgccaCCACGACGAAAAAGGTGCGTGGAGACGAATCGCAGCCTTCATTTTCCTCGTTTGCCTCATCGGCGAGTCCCTTTGCAGGTGTGAAAGGCAAtgaggagaagaaggaggaAAAAGAAGAGGAGGTGAAAGAGAAaaagagcgacgaggccaaggcAGGCAGCAAGAAGGATGAGAAGGCGACCGATGTGGCCaacgcggccggcgccgacgtcccGGCGGTCAGCATGCCTACGTCGACtcctgccgcggcgcctgctgtAATGCCTACGACAGAAACACCCGGTGCGTCCGTGTCAAGTGCGTCTACGACGCCCGTCTCTGCACCGATTGCCACACCGATCACTGCGCCTGTCTCTggggcgacggccgccccGATTGCGGCCCCCGTGCCAGGTGGCCCCCAGCTGGGCTTTGGCGCGTTTGCCGCGCGCTCTGCGCCCTTCAAGTCGGCGACTGCACTCTCTGAAAaggccgtcgaggccgaaAAAGACACCTCGAACTGGACCAAAGCCGAGAAGGAGGAAGCGCTGCAGCCCGACGCGCAGGACATTgtcgtgcgcaagcgctCTCTGCGCAGGCCCGATACGGAGCTGACGACCGGCGAAGAGGAGGAAAAGACGATCTACTCGGCGCGTGCCAAGCTCTTTACTATGGCCAAGGACCAGTCGTGGAAAGAGCGCGGGACGGGTGCGATGAAGATCAatctgcgcacgcacgaaAACGGCACGTCAGCGCGGCTTG TGATGCGCTCCGACGCCGTGCTAAAAGTCATTCTCAACGTCAAACTCTTCCCCGGTATGCAATGCGATTTGGAGCAGGAGCGTTTCATCCGCTTTGTTGCGATGGAGGAGGAAGGGCTGGTGCACTTTGCCATGAAACTCGCGAATGCAAacgaggccgccgccttcCTGGAGCAGCTCCAGGAAAACATACCCGTGCGCACCTCCGCCGAGAACACGCAGACCGCATCGTGA
- the CWC27 gene encoding peptidylprolyl isomerase (COG:O; EggNog:ENOG503NYKX), whose product MSTLYVTEPPTDGKILLHTSKGEIEIELWAKEAPKACRNIIALALEGYYDTCVWHRIVPGFCIQTGDPTGTGTGGESVYGHPFADELHQRLRFNRRGLVAMANTGMRNSNDSQFFITLDATPELQNKHTIFGRVAGTTIYNALALSEVELSTEVPDRPVYPPKLLRVEVVHNPFHDIVPRITREEKEAQAAARKRIAEERAQPEHELKRKKKNTALLSFGEEEEAAPVPRNARKPISSHDLLHDKKLSKKEIQRKEPPKTAPPAPEPVPEPAPLSPPQAAPKSKEVEKLEAAIQRGARSAAHDTKPRAAPAGRDFLASMVDQYRQKKPQKGESQTLSMLNEFRKNMRKADAAPAREKQRPTEVWEEEESMREYGASDDEDDGKNWREHRFDSGGMPLTGSSDKFSVHDYEVVDSRDTTSDLAASLGEQKIKREGRQGRDWT is encoded by the exons ATGTCGACGCTGTACGTCACCGagccgccgaccgacggcAAGATCCTCTTGCACACGTCCAAGGGCGAGATCGAGATTGAGCTATGGGCGAAAGAGGCGCCCAAGGCATGCCGTAATATCattgcgcttgcgctcgagggATACTACGATACGTGCGTTTGGCACCGCATCGTACCTGGCTTTTGCATCCAGACCGGCGATCCGACGGGTACAGGCACAGGGGGTGAGTCGGTATACGGCCATCCGTTTGCCGATGAGCTGCACCAGCGTCTGCGCTTTAACCGCCGCGGACTCGTTGCGATGGCCAATACAGGCATGCGCAACTCCAACGACAGCCAATTTTTT ATtacgctcgacgcgacgcCAGAGCTGCAGAACAAGCATACTATCTTTGGTCGTGTGGCAGGCACCACGATTTACAATGCCCTTGCTTTGTCCGAAGTTGAACTGTCGACCGAAGTGCCGGACCGACCCGTTTATCCCCCGAAACTCttgcgcgtcgaggtcgtgcacAACCCTTTTCATGACATTGTTCCTCGAATTACTCGGGAAGAGAAGGAGGCACAGGCAGCGGCACGGAAACGCATCGCTGAGGAACGCGCACAGCCGGAACACGAGCTAAAGCGGAAAAAGAAGaacacggcgctgctcagCTTTGGcgaagaggaagaggcggcgccggtgccgcgcaACGCCCGCAAGCCGATCAGCAGCCACGATTTGCTGCACGACAAGAAGCTCAGCAAGAAGGAGATCCAGCGTAAAGAGCCGCCGAAAACCGCACCGCCCGCGCCAGAACCAGTACCGGAACCCGCACCTCtgtcgccgccgcaggcTGCACCGAAATCCAAAGAGGTGGAAAAACTAGAGGCAGCCATTCAGCggggcgcacgcagcgccgcgcacgataCCAAGCCccgtgcggcgccagcAGGACGCGATTTTCTCGCATCCATGGTCGATCAATACCGCCAAAAGAAGCCTCAAAAGGGCGAGTCCCAGACTCTGTCGATGCTCAATGAATTCCGCAAGAATATGCGCAaggcggacgcggcgccggcgcgcgaaAAGCAACGGCCTACCGAGGTATGGGAAGAAGAGGAGTCGATGCGTGAGTATGGCGCaagcgacgacgaggacgacgggAAGAATTGGCGCGAGCACCG CTTCGATTCGGGCGGCATGCCTTTGACAGGCTCGAGCGACAAATTCTCGGTGCACGACTACGAAGTGGTCGACTCGCGCGATACTACGAGTGATTTGGCCGCATCTCTAGG AGAGCAAAAGATCAAGCGCGAAGGGCGCCAGGGCCGCGACTGGACGTAG